In one window of Aceticella autotrophica DNA:
- a CDS encoding dihydroorotase produces MKIIIKNGIIIDGFRNTRKSNILIENGIIKAIDGSLEAVDGIVINADGKYVLPGFVDMHTHLRQPGFEEKETIKTGTHAAVSGGYTTVACMPNTNPAIDSDVVVEYIKAIAKREAYAKVLTIGAMTKGMKGEELTEMSKLKDVGVKALSDDGYPIMNSGLMKRVMTYGKMYDLLMITHCEDKSLSGEGVMNNGIVSTMIGLKGIPHEAEEVMVARNILLAKSTGARLHIAHVSTKGSVELIKQAKCEGVRITAEVTPHNISLTEDMVDGFDTNTKAYPPLRTQEDVVSLIEGLIDGTIDVIATDHAPHTKKDKKVPYSQAAFGISGIETAFSVVNTYLVKKGKITLEDLVNYMCKKPAEILNIPTGIKIGNPADITIVDADKEYIVDAEKFKSKGKNTPFNRKRLIGQIEYTIVDGKIMYKKDEGIE; encoded by the coding sequence ATGAAGATAATAATAAAAAACGGGATTATAATAGATGGTTTTAGAAATACAAGAAAATCAAATATTCTTATTGAAAATGGGATAATAAAAGCAATAGATGGATCTTTAGAAGCAGTTGATGGAATAGTAATAAATGCAGACGGGAAATATGTACTTCCGGGTTTTGTAGATATGCATACACATTTAAGACAGCCTGGTTTTGAAGAGAAAGAAACTATCAAAACCGGGACACATGCTGCTGTCTCAGGCGGATATACAACTGTTGCATGTATGCCGAATACAAATCCCGCAATCGATAGTGACGTAGTTGTAGAATATATAAAAGCTATAGCAAAAAGAGAAGCTTATGCTAAAGTACTCACGATTGGTGCAATGACAAAAGGAATGAAGGGTGAAGAATTAACAGAAATGTCAAAGCTTAAAGATGTTGGCGTTAAAGCATTATCAGATGATGGATATCCTATTATGAATTCAGGATTAATGAAAAGGGTAATGACATATGGAAAGATGTATGACTTATTGATGATAACACATTGTGAGGATAAATCATTAAGCGGCGAAGGGGTTATGAATAACGGAATAGTATCTACAATGATAGGGTTAAAGGGAATACCCCATGAAGCTGAAGAAGTAATGGTCGCAAGAAACATCTTACTTGCTAAATCAACAGGTGCCAGGTTACATATTGCACATGTTTCCACAAAAGGAAGTGTTGAACTAATAAAACAGGCCAAATGTGAAGGCGTAAGAATTACAGCTGAAGTTACACCACATAATATAAGTCTTACTGAGGATATGGTCGATGGATTTGATACAAATACAAAAGCATATCCTCCATTGAGGACACAGGAAGATGTGGTGAGCCTTATAGAAGGATTAATTGATGGTACAATAGATGTCATTGCAACAGATCATGCACCACACACAAAGAAGGACAAAAAGGTTCCATATAGTCAAGCTGCATTTGGGATTTCCGGAATAGAAACAGCATTTTCAGTTGTTAATACCTATCTTGTAAAGAAAGGTAAAATTACCTTGGAAGATCTTGTGAATTATATGTGCAAAAAACCTGCTGAGATTCTAAATATACCTACAGGGATAAAAATAGGTAATCCAGCTGATATAACGATAGTGGATGCTGATAAGGAATATATAGTTGACGCTGAAAAGTTTAAATCGAAAGGTAAAAATACACCGTTTAATAGGAAAAGATTAATCGGACAGATAGAATATACAATAGTAGATGGAAAAATAATGTATAAAAAAGATGAGGGGATAGAGTAA
- a CDS encoding aspartate carbamoyltransferase catalytic subunit, translating into MNRKDILGIRDLSKDELIEILDTAKEMKRIIMGEKYSEILKGKTVVTIFFEPSTRTRLSFEMAVKYLGAHFGNIEISSSSIVKGESLIDTVRTVEMMKADVIVIRHNMSGTPHFVAKYLNASVINAGDGINEHPTQALLDMMTIREKKLHFEGLKVAIIGDIIHSRVARSNLWGLKKLGAEVRFAGPSTLLSEDFNKLGAKVYYNVDEAIKDADVVMGLRIQLERQKSGLFPSIDEYAKYFGINSERMKLAKPDAILMHPGPVNRNVELTSEIANAGYSVIEKQVTNGVAVRMALLKLLCERSE; encoded by the coding sequence TTGAATAGAAAAGATATCTTAGGAATACGTGATTTATCAAAGGATGAGTTAATTGAAATACTTGATACCGCAAAAGAAATGAAAAGAATTATAATGGGAGAAAAATATTCAGAAATATTAAAGGGTAAAACAGTTGTAACAATATTTTTTGAACCCAGTACAAGGACAAGGCTTTCGTTTGAAATGGCAGTGAAATACCTCGGGGCGCATTTTGGTAATATTGAGATATCCTCAAGCAGTATTGTAAAGGGTGAATCACTGATAGATACAGTTAGAACTGTTGAGATGATGAAGGCAGATGTAATAGTAATAAGACATAACATGTCCGGCACACCGCATTTTGTAGCAAAATACCTTAATGCATCTGTAATAAATGCCGGTGACGGTATAAATGAGCATCCGACACAGGCACTTTTGGATATGATGACAATCAGAGAGAAAAAACTTCACTTTGAAGGTTTAAAAGTTGCTATAATAGGTGATATAATACATAGCAGGGTTGCAAGGTCAAATTTATGGGGGTTAAAAAAACTTGGGGCAGAAGTAAGATTTGCCGGACCTTCTACACTTCTTTCGGAGGATTTTAATAAATTAGGTGCGAAGGTTTATTACAATGTTGATGAAGCTATTAAAGATGCTGATGTAGTTATGGGACTAAGGATACAACTTGAGAGGCAGAAAAGCGGTTTATTCCCTTCGATAGATGAATATGCAAAATATTTTGGTATAAATTCTGAACGAATGAAACTTGCAAAACCCGATGCAATACTTATGCATCCGGGACCTGTAAATAGAAATGTAGAACTAACATCAGAAATAGCAAATGCTGGGTATTCTGTGATAGAAAAGCAGGTTACCAACGGTGTAGCAGTTAGGATGGCGTTACTTAAATTGCTTTGTGAAAGGAGTGAGTAA
- the pyrR gene encoding bifunctional pyr operon transcriptional regulator/uracil phosphoribosyltransferase PyrR: MKFKAEIMEDKAINRALIRISHEIIEKNKGVENIVLIGIMTKGVPLAKRIAKYIAKIENKEPPVCSLDITLYRDDLTTNLEQPIVKKNGIDIDVKGKTIILVDDVIYTGRTVRAAMDAIIDIGRPESIQLAELIDRGHRELPIRADYVGKNVPTSKSEIIEVMLEEIDKINRVLIYE; this comes from the coding sequence TTGAAATTTAAAGCTGAAATAATGGAGGATAAAGCTATAAACAGAGCTTTAATTCGAATTTCACATGAGATAATCGAGAAAAATAAAGGTGTTGAAAACATAGTATTAATTGGTATTATGACCAAAGGTGTACCTCTTGCAAAAAGAATAGCTAAGTATATAGCAAAAATTGAAAACAAGGAACCTCCAGTCTGCTCGCTTGATATTACCTTATATCGTGATGACCTTACAACAAATCTTGAGCAACCCATAGTAAAAAAAAATGGTATTGATATTGATGTAAAAGGGAAAACTATAATTTTGGTGGATGATGTAATTTATACCGGCAGGACTGTAAGAGCTGCAATGGATGCAATAATCGATATAGGAAGACCTGAATCAATTCAATTAGCCGAATTGATTGACAGAGGACACAGAGAACTTCCTATAAGAGCTGATTATGTTGGCAAAAATGTTCCCACATCAAAAAGTGAGATAATCGAAGTAATGCTTGAGGAAATTGATAAAATAAATAGGGTTTTAATTTATGAATAG
- a CDS encoding copper amine oxidase N-terminal domain-containing protein: MKKIIAFTLTGVLLFTSGLTVYARQKGYNPKAKTEMTTTSQEGIKEQTQTNEQTRDKNQISLSVKEFKGKISIKGKKVNFDILPVLKGDKILIPVRAIMNGFGAEVYWDPQTQTVTISKDNITIKIIIGESKVYVNGKEETIDVPATLVNSRTLVPLRFILETFNKNVNYDKKTGDVDIEDKNNNTVTNDVYGNTNSTVTNSVYGQ, from the coding sequence ATGAAAAAAATAATAGCTTTTACATTAACGGGTGTACTTTTATTTACATCTGGTCTAACGGTATATGCAAGACAAAAGGGTTATAACCCAAAGGCAAAAACAGAAATGACAACAACTTCTCAGGAAGGTATTAAAGAGCAAACACAAACAAATGAACAAACAAGAGATAAAAATCAAATATCACTGTCAGTAAAAGAATTCAAAGGCAAAATATCAATAAAAGGTAAAAAGGTTAATTTTGATATACTGCCTGTATTAAAAGGAGATAAAATATTAATTCCTGTACGTGCTATTATGAACGGCTTTGGTGCAGAAGTGTATTGGGATCCACAGACACAAACCGTTACAATTTCAAAGGATAACATTACAATTAAAATAATAATTGGGGAATCAAAAGTTTATGTAAACGGCAAAGAAGAAACAATAGATGTTCCAGCAACGTTAGTAAATAGTCGCACACTTGTTCCTTTAAGATTTATCCTTGAGACTTTTAATAAAAATGTCAATTATGACAAAAAAACAGGTGATGTAGATATAGAAGATAAAAATAATAATACTGTAACAAATGATGTTTATGGGAATACGAATAGCACTGTAACAAATAGTGTATATGGTCAATAA